A single region of the Ctenopharyngodon idella isolate HZGC_01 chromosome 21, HZGC01, whole genome shotgun sequence genome encodes:
- the cdkn2aipnl gene encoding CDKN2AIP N-terminal-like protein — MATTDVEDFIGQNRLLSDFVEKFRGLSESDKQWKYRREFLFRNISNYEEEESRVDHLLAMSMVWANHVFLGCRYNPELLERVREMADGIDVEDAPVFKTRDELIKQQQQKR, encoded by the exons ATGGCGACTACAGATGTTGAAGACTTCATCGGACAAAACAGGCTGTTGTCAGACTTCGTCGAGAAGTTTCGCGGCCTCTCCGAAAGCGACAAGCAGTGGAAGTACAGGAGGGAGTTTTTATTCAGAAACATCAGCAACTATGAAGAAGAAGAGTCTCGTGTGGATCATCTGCTCGCGATGTCCATGGTGTGGGCGAACCACGTGTTCTTGGGCTGCAG GTACAACCCAGAGCTGctggagagagtgagagagatggCTGATGGGATTGATGTGGAGGACGCTCCTGTTTTCAAGACCAGAGATGAGCtgatcaaacaacaacaacagaag AGGTGA
- the ube2b gene encoding ubiquitin-conjugating enzyme E2 B, whose product MSTPARRRLMRDFKRLQEDPPTGVSGAPSENNIMLWNAVIFGPVGTPFEDGTFKLVIEFSEEYPNKPPTVRFISKMFHPNVYADGSICLDILQNRWSPTYDVSSILTSIQSLLDEPNPNSPANSQAAQLYQENKREYEKRVSAIVEQSWVDS is encoded by the exons ATGTCTACTCCAGCGAGACGGCGGCTTATGAGAGACTTTAAGAG ACTTCAAGAAGATCCTCCAACCGGTGTGAGTGGCGCTCCTTCAGAAAACAACATCATGCTGTGGAACGCTGTGATTTTTGG GCCTGTAGGAACTCCCTTTGAAGATG gaACATTTAAACTCGTTATTGAATTTTCAGAAGAATATCCCAACAAGCCTCCTACGGTTCGCTTCATCTCCAAAATGTTTCACCCAAATG TGTATGCAGATGGCAGTATATGTTTAGACATTCTTCAGAACCGCTGGAGTCCCACGTATGACGTTTCTTCCATTCTGACATCTATCCAG TCTCTATTGGACGAGCCCAACCCAAACAGCCCAGCCAACAGTCAAGCCGCTCAGCTCTATCAGGAGAACAAACGTGAATATGAGAAGAGAGTGTCGGCCATCGTGGAGCAGAGCTGGGTCGACTCGTAA